A genomic segment from Candidatus Poribacteria bacterium encodes:
- the ppk1 gene encoding polyphosphate kinase 1, whose product MRQSKKADEEGSEDGRGRRFRDPSLYINRELSWIEFNGRVLGEARDVEKPLLERLKFVAIVSSNLDEFFMIRVAGVKRLVALNSTQAGPDGLTPDEQFAAISENCHKQVSELYTCLLHELLPALREEGISILEMGELTPEQAAWAEDYFHRQVFPVLTPLAIDPGHPFPQLRSGTLNLAIRLLGPNRRQDAPYFAVVQVPRGLSRFVRLPGGGDQFVLLEDVIVQHVAELFEGLQLVDVHPFCVTRDSDIEIDEEEGEDLLETIEDEIRKRDSSAVVRLDVTSRCSRDLVLQLTDDLEIMPDDIYAVEGLLRPSDLMGLALSIDRPDLLHAPFAAHFVSQLRGQRDIFAAIRERDILLHHPYESFEPVIRFVEQAADDPNVLAIKQTLYRTDGDSAIIQALVKAAQNGKQVTALVELKARFDERANITWARRLEEAGVHVVYGLVGLKTHCKLLLVVRREAGEERLRRYVHLGTGNYNSSTARLYTDLGLLTCNLQFGRDASRIFNILTGYSEFPQWRRLSVAPLGLRDMTVDLIGREEEHARQGRPARIIAKMNSVVDAKIIQALYRASCAGVEIDLIARGICCLRPGIPDVSERIRVRSIVGRFLEHSRIVYFHNNGDEEVYLSSADWMPRNFLRRVEVMFPIEDPGHRQRLIDEVLGLGLRDSRGARELHADGSYTWHREPIGSRVDSQAEFLSLAESQHRIHPLRPFSADFLLRQPPEF is encoded by the coding sequence ATGCGGCAGTCCAAGAAGGCGGACGAGGAAGGTTCTGAGGATGGCCGTGGCCGTCGGTTCCGCGATCCTAGTCTCTACATCAATCGCGAGTTGAGCTGGATCGAGTTCAACGGGCGCGTACTCGGCGAGGCTCGTGACGTCGAGAAGCCGTTGCTAGAGCGGCTCAAGTTCGTCGCCATCGTCTCCAGCAACCTGGACGAGTTCTTCATGATCCGGGTGGCTGGCGTGAAACGGCTTGTCGCTCTCAACAGCACGCAGGCTGGGCCTGACGGGCTCACGCCCGACGAGCAGTTCGCCGCGATCTCCGAGAACTGCCACAAGCAAGTCAGCGAGCTCTACACATGCCTTCTGCACGAGCTCCTACCTGCCCTGCGCGAGGAGGGCATCTCAATCCTCGAGATGGGGGAGTTGACCCCGGAACAGGCTGCATGGGCTGAAGACTACTTCCACCGGCAGGTGTTCCCGGTCCTGACGCCACTCGCCATCGATCCGGGCCACCCGTTCCCACAACTCCGCAGCGGCACCCTGAACCTGGCGATCCGGCTTCTCGGACCCAACCGCCGACAGGACGCGCCGTACTTCGCCGTGGTTCAAGTGCCGCGAGGCTTGTCTCGGTTCGTCCGTCTACCGGGCGGCGGCGACCAGTTCGTGCTCCTGGAAGACGTCATCGTCCAGCACGTCGCCGAGCTCTTCGAGGGGCTGCAGCTCGTCGATGTCCATCCGTTCTGTGTCACGCGAGACAGCGACATCGAGATCGACGAGGAAGAGGGCGAGGACCTGCTGGAGACGATTGAGGACGAGATCCGCAAGCGCGACAGTTCCGCGGTCGTCCGGCTGGATGTGACGTCCCGGTGCTCGCGCGATCTGGTGCTCCAACTCACCGACGACCTGGAGATCATGCCGGACGACATCTACGCCGTCGAAGGCCTCCTCCGACCCAGCGATCTGATGGGTCTGGCTCTATCCATCGACCGACCCGACCTCCTGCATGCGCCATTCGCAGCGCACTTCGTCTCCCAGCTCCGGGGACAGCGCGATATCTTCGCAGCGATACGGGAGCGCGATATCCTGCTGCACCACCCCTACGAGTCGTTCGAGCCCGTGATCCGGTTCGTGGAGCAGGCAGCGGATGATCCGAACGTGCTGGCGATCAAACAGACGCTCTACCGAACCGACGGCGACTCGGCGATCATCCAAGCTCTAGTGAAGGCTGCCCAGAACGGGAAACAGGTCACAGCCCTCGTCGAACTCAAGGCGCGATTCGACGAGCGAGCGAACATCACCTGGGCGAGGCGTCTCGAAGAAGCCGGTGTCCACGTCGTGTACGGACTCGTCGGTCTCAAGACCCACTGCAAGCTCCTGCTGGTCGTGCGACGAGAGGCTGGCGAAGAACGCCTGCGACGCTACGTCCACCTTGGAACCGGCAACTACAACTCCTCCACAGCCCGGCTCTACACCGATCTTGGGCTGTTGACGTGCAACCTGCAGTTCGGCAGGGACGCATCCCGTATCTTCAACATCCTGACCGGCTACTCGGAGTTCCCGCAATGGCGCCGGCTATCGGTCGCTCCGCTCGGGCTGCGCGACATGACCGTCGACCTGATCGGTCGAGAAGAGGAGCATGCCCGCCAGGGGCGTCCTGCCAGGATCATCGCCAAGATGAACTCCGTCGTCGACGCCAAGATCATTCAGGCGCTCTATCGGGCTTCGTGCGCTGGCGTGGAGATCGACCTGATCGCTCGCGGCATCTGCTGTCTCAGACCTGGGATCCCTGACGTGAGTGAGCGGATCCGAGTGCGGAGCATCGTCGGACGGTTCCTCGAACACAGTCGGATCGTTTACTTCCACAACAACGGCGACGAGGAAGTGTATCTATCCAGCGCCGATTGGATGCCCCGGAACTTCCTGCGGCGGGTCGAGGTGATGTTCCCCATCGAGGACCCCGGGCACCGCCAGCGTCTCATCGATGAGGTGCTCGGCTTGGGACTGCGCGACAGCCGAGGGGCTCGCGAGTTGCACGCGGACGGGTCCTACACGTGGCATCGGGAACCGATCGGAAGCCGTGTCGATAGCCAGGCGGAGTTCCTTTCGCTTGCGGAATCGCAGCATCGGATCCACCCACTGCGACCATTCAGCGCCGACTTCCTGCTCCGACAACCACCCGAATTTTGA
- a CDS encoding sigma-54-dependent Fis family transcriptional regulator, with protein sequence MAITPKGTMTTGRKTKTILIVDDEENIHFAFQRVLGDSYALLKATSGEEGLEAIRTQPPDLVILDIKLPGISGLDALVAIRESHPLLPVIVMTAFSSTRHTIEAMKLGAYEYFIKPPEMPKMRQSIDQALADAEQRQATTRSGAFAVPSTERADETDNLIGSSPPMQEVYKLIGRVAETDVTVLITGESGTGKDLVARAIWRYGPRGSRPMMPINCAAIPENLLESELFGHEKGSFTGADRQRIGRFEECDGGTIFLDEIGDMPLSLQAKLLRVLQDGEITRVGSQRTIRVDVRIMAASNKNLQAAVERGQFREDLFYRLNVVSIQLPPLRERGNDVEELVRYFLLRFGKELGKTVDVVSDDVMRFMKSYPWPGNVRELENSLRRAVLLSRGGTITRADLQLESDAPVAAVQQTVTQSPEQMLISGLDSVLASPPTEGALAYIERLLLTRALERLKGNQKRAAELLGIARNTLRSKMDRYQIGKDVLISRRTDES encoded by the coding sequence GTGGCGATCACGCCAAAGGGCACTATGACGACTGGACGTAAGACCAAGACGATCCTCATCGTCGACGACGAAGAGAACATCCACTTCGCGTTCCAGCGCGTGTTGGGCGACAGTTACGCGCTGCTGAAGGCGACCTCTGGCGAGGAGGGTCTTGAGGCGATCCGTACGCAACCGCCGGACCTGGTCATCCTGGACATCAAGCTGCCGGGAATCAGCGGATTGGACGCGCTCGTGGCGATCCGCGAGAGCCATCCTCTGCTGCCGGTCATCGTGATGACGGCGTTCAGTTCGACGCGCCACACCATCGAGGCGATGAAGCTCGGAGCGTACGAGTACTTCATCAAGCCGCCTGAGATGCCGAAGATGCGTCAGAGCATCGACCAGGCGCTGGCGGATGCCGAACAGCGTCAGGCGACGACGCGCAGCGGCGCGTTCGCCGTGCCGTCTACAGAGCGCGCCGATGAGACGGACAATCTGATCGGCTCGTCGCCGCCGATGCAGGAGGTGTACAAACTCATCGGGCGCGTTGCCGAGACCGACGTGACCGTGCTCATCACGGGCGAAAGCGGGACCGGCAAGGACCTGGTGGCTCGCGCCATCTGGCGCTACGGGCCCCGGGGTTCGCGGCCGATGATGCCGATCAACTGCGCGGCGATTCCAGAGAACCTTCTGGAGAGCGAGCTGTTCGGTCACGAAAAGGGCTCGTTCACTGGCGCAGACCGCCAGCGCATCGGTCGGTTTGAGGAGTGCGACGGAGGGACCATCTTCCTCGACGAAATCGGCGACATGCCGCTGTCGCTCCAGGCGAAGCTGCTGCGCGTGCTCCAGGACGGCGAGATCACGCGCGTGGGAAGCCAGCGAACGATCCGCGTGGACGTTCGCATCATGGCAGCCAGCAACAAGAACCTGCAGGCGGCTGTCGAGCGGGGGCAGTTCCGCGAGGACCTTTTCTACCGTCTCAACGTGGTGTCGATCCAGTTACCGCCGCTGCGGGAACGCGGGAACGACGTCGAGGAACTGGTGCGGTACTTCCTCCTTCGGTTCGGGAAGGAGCTCGGCAAGACGGTGGATGTCGTCAGCGACGACGTCATGCGGTTCATGAAGTCGTACCCGTGGCCCGGGAACGTCCGGGAGCTCGAAAACAGCCTGCGGCGAGCCGTGCTGCTGAGCAGAGGCGGCACGATCACGCGAGCGGACTTGCAGCTCGAGAGCGACGCTCCCGTCGCGGCGGTTCAGCAGACGGTGACACAGTCACCTGAGCAGATGTTGATATCCGGGTTGGACTCAGTCCTGGCGAGCCCGCCGACCGAAGGAGCGCTTGCGTACATCGAGCGTCTCTTGCTCACGCGCGCCCTGGAACGGCTCAAGGGGAACCAGAAGCGGGCAGCGGAGCTCCTGGGCATTGCTCGCAACACGCTGCGGAGCAAGATGGACCGGTATCAGATCGGCAAAGACGTGCTGATCTCGCGCCGGACCGATGAGAGCTAG
- a CDS encoding GAF domain-containing protein: MKSLSSIESVRLPRRRQAEIDALVRSIGFPLDPDSMYSSVLDGALTLTQSDAGSLVLVDEETRILIIPLTKGFSEETVRNLKIGVGEGVIGWVVQHDTPMIVPDTRFEPRFIAGDIDVRSEMAVPMRLGEVVIGSLDVNTLHPEAFSDEDARTLLEFATQMAPRVQNARLFGETQQRAEVLHALFDIGKSVSQTLDLELLLNRVVQHAVHIMEARIAALSLLSEDGLELVTSAVAGQSHGYAGKPPLPVSKSRIGEVIRTKLPVVVDDVQRDGRYQFADLARQEGLRSLLAVPLLFRDNVLGVLSIYKGHRHVFKREEVSITTSLADQAAIAIRNARLYNRLMNLEEQVRRLEKIGTAGEVAIGFAHEVRNPLTVIKMLLDSAIPLMDDDRSVISAEVNRLAAIVEQYLGYAKPDATRWQTVSLHETIRSGIRLLEPRASRQEVDIAIEFAESAPIVLANPTQLEQVFVNLFLNAMDAMPKGGTLTVETGAAGSSVKVRVRDTGVGIPPEIQARLFEPFNTSKDNGVGLGLSIVRRIVGDHQGQIEAVSSSSGTCFTITLPLSSRQ, from the coding sequence GTGAAGAGCCTGTCCTCCATCGAGAGCGTACGGTTGCCGCGCAGACGACAGGCGGAGATCGACGCGCTGGTGCGGTCGATCGGGTTCCCACTGGACCCGGACAGCATGTACTCGAGCGTCTTGGACGGCGCGCTGACGCTGACGCAGTCCGATGCCGGATCGCTCGTTCTCGTCGACGAGGAGACCCGGATCCTCATCATCCCTCTGACGAAGGGGTTCTCCGAGGAGACGGTCCGAAACCTCAAGATCGGCGTTGGGGAGGGTGTGATCGGCTGGGTCGTCCAGCACGACACGCCCATGATCGTGCCGGACACTCGGTTCGAGCCGCGCTTTATCGCGGGAGACATCGACGTCCGCTCCGAGATGGCGGTTCCGATGCGGCTCGGCGAAGTGGTCATCGGTTCGCTCGACGTCAACACGCTCCATCCGGAGGCGTTCTCGGACGAAGACGCGCGGACGCTCCTCGAGTTCGCGACGCAGATGGCGCCGCGAGTCCAGAACGCCCGCCTGTTCGGCGAGACGCAGCAGCGGGCTGAGGTGCTCCACGCGCTGTTCGACATCGGGAAGAGCGTGTCGCAGACGCTCGACCTGGAGCTGCTCCTGAACCGCGTCGTTCAGCACGCCGTTCACATCATGGAGGCTCGGATCGCCGCTCTGTCGTTGCTGTCCGAAGACGGGCTGGAACTCGTCACGAGCGCGGTCGCCGGGCAGAGCCACGGATATGCCGGAAAGCCGCCGCTGCCGGTGTCGAAGAGCCGGATCGGCGAGGTGATACGGACAAAGCTACCGGTCGTCGTGGACGACGTCCAGCGGGATGGTCGCTATCAATTCGCCGATCTCGCGCGGCAGGAGGGCTTGCGGTCGTTGCTGGCGGTTCCGCTGCTGTTCCGCGACAACGTCCTCGGCGTGTTGAGCATCTACAAAGGGCATCGTCACGTCTTCAAGCGCGAGGAGGTGTCGATCACCACCAGCTTGGCGGATCAGGCGGCGATTGCCATTCGGAACGCACGGCTCTACAACCGGCTGATGAATCTCGAAGAGCAGGTCCGGCGGCTCGAGAAGATCGGAACGGCAGGCGAGGTCGCCATCGGGTTCGCCCATGAAGTGCGGAACCCGCTGACGGTGATCAAGATGCTACTCGATTCCGCGATTCCGTTAATGGACGACGACCGCAGCGTCATCAGCGCGGAGGTGAACCGGCTCGCGGCAATCGTCGAACAGTACCTGGGGTACGCGAAGCCGGACGCGACGCGCTGGCAGACCGTATCGTTGCACGAGACCATCCGCAGTGGTATCCGGCTGCTGGAACCGCGCGCGTCTCGCCAAGAGGTCGATATCGCCATCGAGTTCGCAGAGTCCGCCCCAATCGTTCTCGCCAATCCGACGCAACTGGAGCAGGTGTTCGTGAACCTATTCCTCAATGCGATGGACGCGATGCCGAAGGGCGGGACGCTCACCGTCGAGACGGGCGCCGCGGGATCGAGCGTCAAGGTACGAGTTCGTGACACGGGCGTGGGGATTCCTCCGGAGATTCAAGCCCGGCTGTTCGAGCCGTTCAACACGAGCAAGGACAACGGCGTGGGATTGGGGCTCTCCATCGTCCGTCGCATCGTCGGGGACCACCAGGGGCAGATCGAAGCGGTCAGCTCCTCATCGGGCACGTGCTTCACGATCACGCTGCCTCTATCGAGTCGCCAATGA
- a CDS encoding LamG domain-containing protein, producing MSGYGYAKEVAMLRKLVCVCIGAMWLVGAVRADITDGLVGLWLFDEGKGNEALDSSGAKNTATLDAAAKWTSGKWGQALLASPQNGAVVPISDSLNSVVDGLSIGGWFRIDKDSDTGLRRDSGYLLEDQSATEQNPDGWAFGVWSGGGITLVWGQKKIKQGEWTHIAGTFDGSVLSLYVNGELDSTANLKGKVDRPATTLGLGKYGGETYIGGVDEAFLYKRGITKTELAAVIKGYTATAVQARDKAATRWGELKSVR from the coding sequence ATGAGCGGTTACGGGTACGCGAAGGAGGTAGCGATGCTGCGTAAGCTGGTATGTGTGTGCATTGGAGCGATGTGGCTGGTCGGCGCGGTGCGAGCGGACATTACGGACGGTCTCGTGGGTCTCTGGCTCTTCGACGAGGGCAAGGGCAACGAGGCGCTCGATTCGTCAGGAGCCAAGAACACGGCGACCTTGGACGCAGCCGCCAAGTGGACGTCGGGCAAGTGGGGTCAGGCGCTGTTGGCGAGCCCGCAAAACGGAGCCGTCGTGCCGATCTCGGACAGCCTGAACTCCGTTGTCGATGGTCTCAGCATCGGTGGCTGGTTCCGCATCGACAAGGACTCCGACACAGGTCTCCGACGAGATTCCGGCTACCTGCTCGAGGACCAGTCGGCGACCGAGCAGAACCCTGACGGTTGGGCTTTCGGCGTGTGGAGCGGGGGCGGGATCACGCTGGTATGGGGTCAGAAGAAGATCAAGCAGGGGGAATGGACCCACATCGCGGGGACGTTCGACGGGTCGGTGCTCAGTCTGTATGTGAATGGCGAGCTAGATTCGACAGCGAACCTCAAGGGCAAGGTCGACCGACCCGCAACCACGCTTGGGCTGGGCAAGTACGGCGGCGAGACGTACATCGGGGGCGTCGATGAGGCGTTCCTTTACAAGCGGGGGATCACGAAGACTGAACTCGCTGCGGTCATCAAGGGCTATACGGCGACCGCGGTCCAAGCCCGCGACAAGGCTGCGACGCGCTGGGGCGAGCTCAAGAGCGTTCGCTAG
- the mutY gene encoding A/G-specific adenine glycosylase, giving the protein MSSDLLTGDVTDGLAERIRTDLLAWYRDAKRDLPWRDLDDPYAILVSEIMLQQTQVATVRDYYVRFLAKFPTVAALAAASVDDVYRIWQGLGYYNRARNLHESARRIVAEYGGRVPADARSLRSLPGIGRYTAGAVASLAYGIAEPILDGNVMRVLARLFCVVGDPKSSATNRRLWAIASRLVSPDDPRNHNAALMELGALVCKPTDPKCGECPLSGSCQANATDKQSRYPEVRDRSQTSHVEDVAILVQQGDSLVLAKRSRDGLWAGLWELPRVRRDLGEPLRSAARRAAKEVCGIEVSEPMPFARIRHSVTRHRVTLHGLRAQWVGGDPEPLACDAAVWVAQDELGDYALSNPQRRLLSHAFDGPGDPTLF; this is encoded by the coding sequence ATGAGCTCCGACCTCCTGACCGGCGACGTGACCGACGGTCTCGCCGAACGGATTCGTACCGACCTGTTGGCATGGTACCGAGACGCCAAGCGCGATCTTCCATGGCGCGACCTCGACGACCCCTACGCGATCCTGGTGTCCGAGATCATGCTGCAGCAGACGCAGGTCGCGACGGTCCGCGATTACTATGTCCGGTTCCTCGCGAAGTTCCCAACGGTGGCGGCACTCGCGGCGGCGTCCGTGGACGATGTGTATAGAATCTGGCAGGGGTTGGGCTACTACAACCGAGCGAGGAACCTGCACGAGTCAGCCCGCAGGATCGTCGCCGAGTATGGGGGACGGGTACCGGCTGATGCCCGCTCGCTTCGCTCGTTACCGGGCATTGGGCGGTACACGGCGGGAGCGGTGGCGAGCCTCGCGTACGGTATCGCGGAACCGATTCTCGACGGCAACGTCATGCGAGTGCTCGCGCGTCTGTTCTGCGTCGTTGGGGACCCGAAGTCCTCCGCAACGAACCGGCGGCTGTGGGCGATTGCGTCCCGACTCGTCTCGCCGGACGATCCTCGGAACCACAACGCCGCGCTCATGGAGCTCGGGGCGCTCGTGTGCAAGCCCACCGACCCGAAGTGCGGGGAGTGTCCCCTATCCGGGTCCTGCCAGGCAAACGCCACGGACAAGCAGTCACGCTACCCGGAGGTTCGGGATAGGTCCCAGACCTCGCATGTCGAGGATGTCGCGATCCTCGTCCAGCAGGGAGACTCGTTGGTTCTGGCAAAACGGTCCCGCGACGGTCTGTGGGCTGGGCTGTGGGAGCTTCCACGCGTGCGCCGAGACCTCGGAGAGCCGTTGAGGTCTGCCGCGCGTCGGGCGGCAAAGGAAGTCTGCGGCATCGAGGTCTCCGAGCCGATGCCGTTCGCGCGCATCCGACACAGCGTCACACGGCACCGAGTGACGTTGCACGGCCTTCGCGCGCAGTGGGTCGGCGGCGACCCCGAGCCCCTTGCCTGCGACGCAGCCGTATGGGTCGCGCAGGACGAACTGGGCGACTACGCCCTATCGAACCCGCAGCGCAGACTGCTGTCGCACGCCTTCGACGGTCCGGGCGACCCGACGCTGTTCTAG
- a CDS encoding DUF4126 domain-containing protein — protein MTPCRLGARRKQAIDPMLPVTTTLVALWLGCALASGVRFYATVALLGWMVRMGAAPELLSSMSVLGATVIVAGATLMACLEFFADKARQADSLWDALHTFIRSPGGALLSFMALDGHSLAVRMGAAAIGGSLAFAAHSTKASVRFAANASQHRNSNLGLSAMEDVLTVVVVYLAVFQPVWSLGFVFVSLVTMGLVLPRVFFAFVRALSRALDRYLAKGP, from the coding sequence ATGACTCCCTGCAGGCTCGGAGCCAGACGGAAGCAAGCGATTGACCCCATGCTGCCCGTGACGACGACGCTCGTGGCTCTGTGGCTGGGATGCGCGCTGGCATCCGGCGTGAGGTTCTACGCGACCGTCGCCCTGTTGGGCTGGATGGTCCGAATGGGAGCGGCGCCCGAACTGCTATCGTCGATGTCCGTTCTAGGCGCGACGGTCATCGTTGCGGGAGCCACGCTGATGGCTTGTCTGGAGTTCTTCGCCGACAAGGCGCGGCAAGCCGACAGCCTCTGGGATGCCCTGCACACCTTCATTCGCTCGCCAGGCGGCGCGCTGCTCTCGTTCATGGCGCTGGATGGTCACTCGCTGGCGGTACGTATGGGGGCGGCGGCTATCGGCGGGAGCCTCGCGTTCGCCGCTCACTCGACCAAGGCGAGCGTGCGTTTCGCCGCCAACGCCTCTCAGCACCGGAACTCCAACCTGGGGCTGAGCGCCATGGAGGACGTGCTGACCGTCGTGGTCGTGTATCTCGCCGTGTTTCAACCCGTGTGGAGTCTCGGCTTTGTGTTCGTCTCCCTAGTCACGATGGGCTTGGTGCTCCCACGAGTGTTCTTCGCGTTTGTCCGCGCCCTCAGCCGCGCCCTCGACCGTTACCTCGCCAAGGGCCCGTAG
- a CDS encoding VOC family protein produces MIVGLGHVAYRIADLERSLDFDCRGLGLSEAFRLLGDDGKPWIVYIRLSGDNFIELFPGAGDPYAPPPGSAGFAHVCLRVDDLEATLEELRERGVPLDDTVRKGKSGSLQYWLTDPDGTRIELMQILDDSLQARSQTEASD; encoded by the coding sequence ATGATCGTCGGCTTGGGACACGTTGCATACCGGATCGCAGATTTGGAGCGATCGCTCGACTTCGACTGCCGTGGGCTGGGGTTGAGTGAGGCGTTCCGGCTTCTGGGCGACGACGGCAAGCCGTGGATCGTCTATATCCGACTCAGCGGCGACAACTTCATCGAGCTGTTTCCGGGCGCAGGCGATCCCTACGCTCCACCGCCGGGCTCGGCGGGATTCGCGCACGTCTGTCTCCGCGTGGATGATCTCGAAGCAACGCTCGAAGAGCTCCGAGAACGCGGCGTGCCCCTCGACGACACGGTTCGGAAGGGAAAGTCGGGCAGTCTCCAGTACTGGCTCACCGATCCCGATGGCACACGGATTGAACTGATGCAGATACTCGATGACTCCCTGCAGGCTCGGAGCCAGACGGAAGCAAGCGATTGA
- a CDS encoding Gfo/Idh/MocA family oxidoreductase has product MPGSPRPIVLIGAGGIVRGAHLPAYRLAGFPVAGIADVRVERAHELAREYAIPRVSGSVAEAVRAAPHNAVFDVAVPASELPRVIGAFPRGAGVLIQKPLGEDLDQAKRLVDVCRERGYVAAVNFQLRYAPQLIAARRLIASGRVGDVHDIEVRIVAYTPWHLWDFLESCPRMEILYHSIHYVDLIRSFLGDPGSIQARTVKHPAMMNMASTRTNIIMDYGEVIRANVTTNHGHGYGVRHQESYVKIEGTRGAVFVQLGLMLDYPAGREDVCEYCLLDDEPPTWTRVDVEGSWYPHAFVGTMASLMRKLEDPSRELPTSVDDALRTMACVEAAYAASDRRGVPVQTT; this is encoded by the coding sequence ATGCCGGGCTCGCCGCGCCCCATCGTCCTGATCGGCGCCGGGGGCATCGTCCGGGGCGCCCACCTGCCGGCGTATCGCCTCGCTGGGTTCCCCGTAGCCGGCATCGCCGACGTACGCGTCGAGCGCGCCCACGAGTTGGCGCGCGAGTACGCGATCCCGCGCGTCTCGGGGTCGGTCGCGGAAGCCGTTCGCGCTGCGCCTCACAACGCCGTGTTCGACGTGGCGGTTCCCGCATCGGAGCTTCCGCGCGTGATTGGCGCGTTCCCGCGCGGCGCGGGCGTGCTCATCCAGAAGCCGTTGGGTGAGGACCTCGATCAAGCGAAGCGTCTCGTGGACGTGTGCCGTGAGCGCGGGTACGTCGCCGCCGTCAACTTCCAGCTTCGGTATGCGCCCCAGCTCATCGCGGCGCGGCGGCTCATCGCATCCGGTCGTGTCGGCGATGTTCACGATATCGAAGTGCGCATCGTGGCGTACACCCCGTGGCATCTGTGGGACTTCCTCGAATCGTGTCCGCGGATGGAGATCCTCTATCACTCGATCCACTACGTCGATCTGATCCGTTCATTCTTGGGCGATCCGGGCAGCATCCAAGCCCGGACCGTGAAACATCCGGCGATGATGAACATGGCGTCGACGCGCACGAACATCATCATGGACTATGGCGAGGTCATTCGAGCCAATGTCACGACGAACCACGGGCACGGCTATGGGGTGCGGCACCAGGAATCGTACGTCAAGATCGAGGGAACGCGGGGCGCGGTCTTTGTCCAGTTGGGGCTGATGCTCGACTATCCGGCTGGACGCGAGGATGTGTGTGAATACTGCCTGCTCGACGACGAGCCGCCGACCTGGACGCGGGTCGACGTCGAGGGCTCGTGGTATCCGCATGCCTTCGTCGGAACGATGGCGAGCCTGATGCGCAAGCTGGAGGACCCGAGCCGTGAACTGCCGACATCGGTCGACGACGCCCTGCGGACGATGGCGTGCGTCGAAGCCGCCTACGCCGCAAGCGACCGGCGCGGCGTGCCGGTTCAGACGACCTAG
- a CDS encoding DUF1080 domain-containing protein, with protein MNSPSAIGSNHTEGTGTMAKESRELIGRNLDGWRMRNASQPNMWVVKDGVLDNTGTGSDIISEDEFGDFEMHIEYCFPKDSNSGIYLRGRYELQILDSLGKTYNYPAENGALYNQKRPDVEATKPAGEWQIMDVTLKGMVLDVTLNGKKIHSGVTIAGPTGGQLGNDNPPKGPLMLQGDHGPVKFRNIRIREL; from the coding sequence ATGAATAGCCCATCCGCGATTGGCTCCAATCACACCGAAGGAACAGGAACCATGGCGAAGGAATCGCGCGAGCTGATCGGCAGAAACCTGGACGGCTGGCGGATGCGGAACGCGAGTCAGCCCAACATGTGGGTCGTCAAGGACGGGGTTCTCGACAACACGGGAACCGGCAGCGATATCATTTCTGAGGATGAGTTCGGCGACTTCGAGATGCACATCGAGTACTGCTTCCCGAAGGACTCCAACAGCGGCATCTACCTGCGGGGTCGCTACGAGCTCCAGATCCTCGACAGCCTCGGGAAGACCTACAACTACCCCGCCGAGAACGGCGCGCTCTACAACCAGAAGCGCCCCGACGTCGAAGCGACCAAACCCGCCGGCGAGTGGCAGATCATGGACGTGACTCTCAAGGGCATGGTGCTCGACGTGACGCTCAACGGGAAGAAGATCCACAGCGGCGTCACGATTGCCGGACCCACTGGCGGGCAGCTCGGCAACGACAACCCGCCGAAGGGTCCGCTGATGCTCCAGGGCGACCACGGGCCCGTGAAGTTCCGCAATATCCGCATCCGCGAGCTGTAG